The SAR324 cluster bacterium DNA segment TCCTCAAAGCAGTTCAGCAGACGGCGACACTGACTCCGAAGGGAGTCCTCTTCATAGACATAGAGAGGAGAGCCAAAGTTGGTACGAAGGGCTTCCACACTCAGTCCACCGAGGTGCAGTTGGTTGTTCTGAATCTCCATGTTTTCTAAGAGGGTACGAGGTGGTCAGGATTTGTGATACAAAATCGGAGGGGATACACTGATTTTAAGTAGAACCCCAGCATCTTGTCGATAGTAGATCTGGAAAAATTTCTATGTTGATGGAAATCGAAACTCAGGGCAACTTCAAGTCGACCCAGACGAGACGATGATCAGAACTTGGTTTGAGCCAAGTTGCCTCTGTTTCATCGGGGTTGGGCCAAAAAACTCCACCATGCAGAATTTCCAGTTCCTGAGCCGGGAGCACGTAATCGACTCGTAACCCCCAAGCAGCGGTGTCTTCAGCAGGATCTCCCCTGTGTGGAGGATTTCGGGGTTTTTGGAATTTTCCACCTTCACTGCGTGGAACCCGATTATCATGCCAAACGGCAGGATGAATACGCTCATGCTCCAATAATTGGCGAACCACTTGATTGTAACAGTCACCATCGACGGGATCTGCGTTCAGATCTCCCAGAACAACAAACAGATTTTTAGAATACAGGCCACCAAATTTACCTGCATCATCAATCAAATAATTCGTATGCTCCCCGCCACTTAGGTAGTCACTCCAGAAACGAATCTCGTCATGATTTCGTCGACCATTACGGTTTTCTGGCCCATCAAAAACTGGTGGTGTTGGGTGCGATAGTAGTAGATGCAATCGATGCCCATGAACCGACACAGGGACGTCCACATGGTTCTTGGAAGAGAGCCGCAGAATGTCCAACTCGTCTTTTGAATACCAATCCCCTTGTCCCAGCCGGTCGGGGTGATCTGGTAACAAAGCGCCAGGAAGATCACGCCAGAGAAATTTCTGGAAAGTCCGAATTTTTTCTCTCTCCATCTCGTATTGGGAGAGAAGAACAAAAGCATACTGGCCGGGAAAGTTCCCAAATCCCAACGTATCCCCTGGACTGTCTAGCCTCCCATCACGATCTAAGTCAAAACCGCTCGGTATCCCAGTGTTGGAAGGAGCGACATAGACATGAGGATAGGAAATCGGCTTCAACTCATGTTGTGAACGCTGAAGATAGTTGCTTTGCAATAAGCCGACGGATTCACCAGACTCATCAAAGTCGAACTCGTTGAGCATTACAATACTCGGACGAACTCTCTGCAGAATCGCTGCAATATTTTGTATTTGGAGATCTGAGGTGGAGCGTAACCGTTGCTTCAAACCGTTGGGTTGCTGAGCACTTAAAGCAACATTGAAGGTGGCAATTCGCAGAATCTTTTCAGATTTTTTTTCAGAATCAAAGCGCAAAGGAACCTGTAGTCCAATCTGAAAAGAACTCTGAAATCCATGGCTGGCAATCAGTAGTAGACAACCAAGGAAGCCAGCACATCTCATGCTTCATCTTGAGTTTCTCGGTACTGGGCGGATTGCCATTGTTGTAGCTGG contains these protein-coding regions:
- a CDS encoding endonuclease/exonuclease/phosphatase family protein — its product is MRCAGFLGCLLLIASHGFQSSFQIGLQVPLRFDSEKKSEKILRIATFNVALSAQQPNGLKQRLRSTSDLQIQNIAAILQRVRPSIVMLNEFDFDESGESVGLLQSNYLQRSQHELKPISYPHVYVAPSNTGIPSGFDLDRDGRLDSPGDTLGFGNFPGQYAFVLLSQYEMEREKIRTFQKFLWRDLPGALLPDHPDRLGQGDWYSKDELDILRLSSKNHVDVPVSVHGHRLHLLLSHPTPPVFDGPENRNGRRNHDEIRFWSDYLSGGEHTNYLIDDAGKFGGLYSKNLFVVLGDLNADPVDGDCYNQVVRQLLEHERIHPAVWHDNRVPRSEGGKFQKPRNPPHRGDPAEDTAAWGLRVDYVLPAQELEILHGGVFWPNPDETEATWLKPSSDHRLVWVDLKLP